The DNA region AGCACGAGACCAGCTATGGCGCCCATTAGTATTCCGTCTCCCGGCGAATGCGCTCGCGCATCGCGTCTCTGTCTGTATCCGATATGCCTGTTGCGCTGGCGGGGGGCACGTTGACCAGCGACCGGCGCTTCCAGAAATAGATCAAAATGCCGGTGCCGAGCGTGGCAAAAAAGAAGACGGCGAAGGGAGCAATCCATGCGACGTCATCGAATCCGCCGCGAATGGGAGCTGCTAACACTGTCGGCCCGTATTTTGCGGCAAACCAGTTGAAGATCGAGGTATCGGAACCACCAGCGGCCATTTGAGCGCGCAACTGGTCGATCATGGGGCCGGAGTCGGGGCAACTGACGTGGTTGCATTCGAGCAGGATCTGGCCGCAACTGCAGGCGCACACCATCTGATGACCGAGCCTGCTGAAACGGGCGCCTCCATCGCTGGCTCCGAGCATCACCACGGCCAGAAGGCATACCGTCAAACTCTGCATCCACCGCTTAAGCGACATGGTGAACCTCGGCTTCAACCAGCGGTGGCTCGATGGTCGCCTTTGAGCGCGCATTCTTCGTCAGGCTGGGGACCAGCGCGAGGAACGTGCCCATGACGACGATCAGTACGCCGATCCAGATCCAGTTCATCAGAGGGTTGAGAAATACCTTGATGATGGGTCGGTCGGTGTCGGGATTCTTGCCTTCGTAGATTACATAGAGATCGCTCTCCAGTGTCGAGTGCAGAGCGACCATGGTGGAGGACGTCTGGCTGGCGATGTAGAAGCGCTTTTCGGGGGCGAGCTGCGTAATCTTTTTGCCGTGTTTATAGACGTCGAGCAGAGCGTATTCGGTGTCGTAGTTCGGCTTGCTCTCCTGGGTGAAGCTCTGGCAGACCAGCTTGTAGGGACCCATCGTCAGCGAGTCGCCGAAGTTCATCTCCTGCTCCTGCGACTGGTTGAAGGCTCCGCCGGCGATCCCGATAAAGAGGATGACTATGCCGAAGTGGACGAGGTAGCCGCCGTAGCGCCGGGTGTTGCGCCTGACCAGAAGGATGGTGGAGGCGAAGAGATTTTTGCCGGTCTGGGTGCGCACGACGAATGCCCCGCGAAGGAACTCAGAGCTGATGGCCGTAATGACTCCGGCGGCGAGCGAGAAGGTGACCAGCGAAAAAATAGTCGCCTGCATGGCGTCGCCCGCGCTCCAGGGACGCACACCGGCGAGCATGAGAACAACGAGTGCAACCAGGAAGGCGACGCCTGGCAGAATGAAGTTTCGCCGGATCGACCGTAGAGAAGTAGACCGCCACGCCAGCAAGGGGCCGATTCCGGTGAGGAAGAGGAGGAAGAGGCCGACCGGGATATTCACGCGGTTGTAGAACGGCGCGCCCATGGTGACTTTGGAGCCCTGCACGTACTCCGACAGGATGGGGAAGAGCGTTCCCCACAGAACGGTAAAGCAGGCAGCCAGCAGCACCAGATTGTTGAAGAGGAAGCTGGACTCGCGCGAGACCAGCGATTCGAGTTTGTTCTCGGACTTTAGGTGGTCCTTCTGCTTGAAGAATGTGAAGAGGCAGACGGCGAAGACGATGATGATGAATCCATAGAACCAGTTGCCGATGTCGGACTGCGCGAAGGCGTGGACGGAGCTGACAATACCGGAGCGTGTGAGCAGCGTGCCGAGAATGGTCAGCATGAAGGTCGAGAAGATGAGCCAGACGTTCCAACTCTTCATCATGCCGCGCTTCTCCTGCATCATGACGGAGTGGAGGAAGGCGGTGCCGGTGAGCCACGGCATCAAAGATGCGTTTTCGACCGGGTCCCATCCCCAATAGCCGCCCCAGCCGAGGACGCTGTAGGCCCAGTGCGCACCCATGAAGATTCCGCAGGTGAGGAAGAGCCATGTCACCATCGTCCAGCGGCGGGTGATGTGAATCCACTTTTCACCGGGATAGCGCATCATCAGCGCGCCGAGCGCGAATGCGAAGGGAACCGAGAAGCCTACATAGCCGAGGTACAGCAGCGGCGGATGCATCACCATCTCGGGATACTGCAGCAGGGGATTGAGGCCGAAGCCGTCGGCCGCGACCGGGCCGGGTTGGATCGCGAACGGCGGGGCAGCAAAGTTCAGCAGCAGGAGAAAGAAGACCTGGATGGCTGCAAGGATGGTCGAGGCGAAGGCGGACAACCGGACATCCACCCGATGCCGGATGCGCAGCACAAAGCCGTACGCAGAGAGCAGCCACGCCCACAACAGCAGCGAGCCTTCCTGTCCGGACCAGAGCGCGGAGAACTTATACGCCGGATTGAGCGAGCGGTTGGTGTGGTGCAGGATGTAGGAGACGGAGTAGTCGTTGGTGAAGGACGCCCAGACGAGAGCAAATGCAGCGCAACTCAATGCGATGAAGCTGGCGATTCCGGCGCGCCGGGCGGTTTCGCCGAGCCGTCCGGAGCCATCTTCAGCACGGGTCGTCTTGAATCGCCAAAGGGCAAATGCGCCTGCCAGCAGCGTGTAGACGCTCAGCGCCAGAGCCAGCAGCAACGTGAAACTACCAAACTGAGGCATTGGGTGCGAGTGCATGTCTCATTCTCTCAGGGAGAAGGATGGGACGGCAATAAACCGTTTACCGCACAGGCTGTTCCGAGGGACTCTGCAGCTCCGGTTGTATCAGATCATTCACACTGGCCAGAAGATGATCGGGATGGAAGGGCTTCATCCGAAAGCGCACCCGAAGGCCTTCGTACTCGGCTTCAGCCTCCTCTGACCCGCTGATAACCAGTACGGGCAGCTTCGAGTGGGTCTGACGAAGTTGCCGGACAAACTCTGCCCCATTCATCCCCGGCATGGTGTGGTCGGTGATGATCAGGTCGATCTCTGTGGGGAAGTCGCCACGCTGAAGCTGATCAAGTGCCCGCTGGGGGTTGAGTACGGCAATTGCGGTGTATCCGGCGCGCTTCAAAATGGCCTGCCGGGTGGCGGCCTGCACTGCATTATCGTCAATAAGGAGGATGGTTGCCGTCATTCTGCGTCTATTGCTCCAAGGAAGAAAGCCCAACAATTTTCGATCAAGGCTTGTCCCGTTGTGAGAGCAAGACTAAGGAAGAAATACGGACAAACTGCCGTACCGGCGGTGCGTCCGCAGGATGCTTCCTACGATGCGTCGTTTGAACCGCAAGTTATCCGGTACACCAATATTATCGTTTTAGGTCGGAATACAGGCGGCCTCCTCCGCTGCAGGAGCGCCGCTTTCGAATTGAAAGCACCTGGTGTTTGGGATGAGTATTGTCTGCAGTCGGTGGTCATCCGGCGTGTGGACAACAGCCTTTGGAAGAGGCACATCTAATGTGCCCAGGTGACGCGAATGCTCTTGACTTCAAAACGCTGGAAACACTTTACCGCGATGGCGCTGATTGGAGATGGCGTCATGGCTGTTGTTTGTCCTCGCCATGATGCTTTGGCTTGGGAGCGCGGCCCAAAGGCATGGCAGAACCTGATGCATAAGCTGCAAGACCGTCCCGGCCTTACCCGGGCGATCGGTGCGGCGCAGATTATCGGCGGCGTCTGGTGGGCGCTGCATCATGAGAGGGAAGATTAGCTCTTGCGAGCTCGCTCGATTGCCCGCACGACGGCTTGGGCTTTATTGCGGCACTCTTCAAACTCTTTTTCCGGCACAGAATCGGCGACGATGCCTGCTCCTGCTTGAATGTGCCCTTGCTTTCCATTCATGAAGAGGGTGCGGATGGCGATGCAGGAGTCGAGATTGCCGTTGAAGTCGGCGTATAAGATGCTGCCGCCGTAGACGCCGCGCCGTGTCGGCTCCAACTCCTCGATGATCTCCATGGCGCGAATCTTTGGCGCTCCGCTGAGCGTTCCTGCCGGGAAGCAGGAGCGGAAGGCATCGATTGGCGCAAGCTCGGGCTTCAGCTTTCCTTCGAGCGTGCTGACGAGATGCATGACGTGACTGTATTTTTCCACGTACATCAGATCTTTCACCTTGACGGAGCCGAACTCACTGACGCGGCCCACGTCGTTGCGCCCGAGATCGACCAGCATAATGTGCTCGGCTACCTCCTTCGTGTCTGAGCGAAGGTCGGCTTCGAATGCCGCGTCCTCGACCTCGTCGGCGCTTCGCGGACGGGTGCCGGCGATGGGGCGATACTCCACCTCCCGGCCGTGCACGCGTACCAGCAACTCCGGCGAAGAACCTACGATGTGCGCTGCTGTTGGCTTCTTCCCAGATTTGGCGTCCATGCCGAAGCGCAGAAAATACATATAGGGCGAAGGATTCACGATGCGGAGCGCGCGATAGATCTCAAATGCATCGACGCCGGGCACGCAGTCGAAGCGCTGCGAGAGCACGCATTGAAAGACGTCGCCCGATGCGATGTACTCCTTCGTTTTGTTGACGGACTTGATGAAGGCTGCCTTTGATGTTTGCGGCGCCAGTGTCAACTTTCCGGCAGGCTTCTTCCTTGGCTTTGCAGGCAATGCGCTCGCCAGTCGTCGCTCCATTCGGTTCAGCCGTCGAACTGCGCGTTCGTAGGCGCCGTCACGGGCCTCGCGCGTCAGGTCGACCGTTGCTATCAGATGAATCTCTTTCTTTACGTGGTCGAACGCCAGCACCTGGTCGAAGAACATGAGGCAGGCATCAGGAACGCCGAGGTCGTCCTTGGCAAGCGACGGGAGTTTTTCGATCTGCCGCACGACATCGTAGGCGAAGAATCCTACCGCTCCTGCGGTAAATGGAGGAAGGCCAGGAAGCTTTGCCGGAGTGTGGCCGGTCAGCGCACTCTTCAACTCCTCAAAGATATCGCCGGTAAAGCTGCGCTGGCGGCGACCCTGCTGCACTGTGATCTGCTGGCCGTGCGCCACGATCTTTTTATAAGGCTGGATGCCGATGAAGGTATAGCGGCCAACGTGCTTGCCGCCCTCGACCGACTCCAGCAGAAAGGCCTCCGGTTCTTCAGCTGCAATGCGCAGAAAGGCCGACACTGGCGTCTCGAGGTCGGCCGTCACCGTGCGATAGACAGGGACGAGCGAGTGCTTGCGGCTCAACTTCAGAAAGTCATTCGCAGAGGGCAGGGAATTGGCGTCGGCAGTGGGCATGGCTGCCTCCATCATAACTGCGAGGGCGACCACGGATGAGCGCGGATAAACACGGATAAAGACAAATTGCGTACATCCTTCTCGCGTCGATCCGCTGTCGACTTGTATTGGCTTCCAACGTACGTCTAATGATTGAGTTTGTTTGCGCAACTTTATTGCGCGAGCCTATACTCCTCGGGTTTGGCCACGGACCGGTCTGGCCGAACGTGTGTTTTGCTATTAAGCAGGCGGCCGGAAAATGCTTTATGGGACAGGAACAAAGGAAGACGATCATGCAGACTCTCACTATCGAGCAGGAAACAAACCCCTGGGAAGCACAAGCCGCTCGATTCGATATCGCCGCTCAAAAACTCAACCTCGATGCTGGAATCATGAAGGTCCTGCGCCTGCCCGTCCGCGAGATCACGGTTTATATCCCGGTGGGCATGGACGATGGATCGATCGAAGTATTTACCGGATACCGGGTTCAACACTCGATTGCACGCGGTCCCGGCAAGGGCGGCGTTCGCTACGCGCCCGATGTCTCGCTCAACGAGGTGCGCGCACTGGCCAGCTGGATGACGTGGAAGTGCGCGGTGGTCAACATCCCTTTTGGCGGAGCCAAGGGCGGGATCATCTGCGACCCGAGAAAGATGTCGCAGGGCGAGCTGGAGCGGATGACTCGCCGCTATACCGCGGAACTGATGGAGTTCATCGGCCCGGAGAAGGACGTTCCCGCGCCGGACATGGGCACCAACGAGCAGACCATGGCGTGGATCATGGATACCTACTCGATGCATACCCGGCAGACCTGCACGGCTGTTGTGACGGGGAAGCCGGTTAATATCGGTGGCTCTCGCGGGCGGCGTGAGGCTACGGGGCGCGGTATCTCCGTCATGTGCGATGAGGCGCTGAAGCATCTTGGCATGTCCATTGAGGGGTGCCGCGTTATCGTCCAGGGGTTTGGCAACGTCGGCTCGAACGCCGCCCTGATTCTCGCGGCGAAGGGCTACAAGATCGTCGGCATCGCCGAATATGATGGCGGTCTTTATGATCCGTATGGCATCAACATCCGCGCTTTGGTTGAGCACCGCGCGAAGGCTGGCACGATCAATGGTTTTGCCGGAGCGGAGGCCGCAGACAAGGATGAACTGCTGACCCGCGAGTGTGAGATTCTCATTCCCGCGGCGACGGAAAACGTCATTACCAGCCGCAACGCCGACAGGCTGCGCTGCCGCATCCTCTGTGAGGGCGCCAATGGACCTACGACGACTGTCGCCGATGAGATTCTCGCGGATAAGCGTGTCTTCGTCATCCCCGATATTCTTGCCAACGCAGGCGGCGTCACGACCAGCTACTTTGAGTGGGTTCAGGACCGCATGGGCTATTTCTGGACGGAGGCCGAAGTGAACGAGCGCCTCGACCGCATCATGGCTGACAGCTTCCATGACGTGCTTGCTTATGCGAACACCCACAGCGTCAACAACCGCATCGCTGCGTACATGTTGGCGATCGATCGCGTCGCCTATACAACCAAACAGCGTGGCATGTACGCATGAACCCTTAAGGGACGGTCACATGCAGCACGATCTTTGTAATGACCGTGCTGCTGGCCGTTCCCGTTGAAGTGCCGATGATCTTGATGGTGTAGTCGCCGGGGCGGGTTCCCAGGTCAGTGCAGTTTCCGCAGCCGATCAACGTTGCCATACCGCAGGCGGCGACGAGAACAAGCAGCAGGCCCTTCAGCGATTTGCGGCGGCGACGCGGAATAAACAGCAGCAGCAAACCAGCAAGCGCGGGACCGGCAAAGGGTAGACCTGCATTCTGGGTGTAGGGTGTCGTCGATTCGCAGCTATGGGGAAACATGGTGCTGATCTGCAGACTGGTGGTGCCGCCATTGACGGGGAGCGTCGCCGTGCCGAAGGTGCAGGCGGATTCTGTTGGCAGGCCCGCGCACGAGAGTTGCACCGGCTGAAGGGTGCCGGTTTGCGGAGCTACCGTGATCAGCAGATTCACTGCGCTTCCAGTCACGACGGTGGGCGTGCCTGCAATGGTTAGCGTGAATGGACTCTGACTCGTCGCAGAAGATGCACTCACTACCTCGATCAGTGGCGTGGATGAGCTTGCTGCGGTGACTGCATTGCCTGCATAGCTGGCAGAGATGGTGTGGCTGCCGGTTCCGAGCGAAGCCGTGCTGAACGTCGCCAGCCCAAGGCTGTTCAATGGGGCAGTTCCCAACACTGTGCTTCCATCCAGAAGCGTTACCTCTCCCGTTGGCACCAGCGACTCACCCATCGTTGAGACAGCAGCGGTAAAGGTTACGTTCTGGGCGGCGGATACTGGGTTCACGTTGGACGCCAACGTTGTTACCGTTGCGATCGCTCCTCCGGGTTGAACGGCCTGATTCAGCACAGTGCTGGCCCCGGAAAAGTTCTGCGTCGCCGCATACTGAGCCGTGATTGTGTGGGTACCCAACGTCAGCGCAGAGGTTGCTAGCGTCGCGACCCCGGCCTGATTCAACGTGGCGATTGCAATCAGGTTCGTTCCATCGAAGAAGCCGATTTGGCCTGAAGGAATGGCATGGTCTCCCTGAGCGGTTGCAGTAAGCACCACACTCTGGCCGAAGCTTGCCGGATTTGCGGAACTGGTCAGGTTTACCGTCGTCGTATCGGGCAGAACGGTGATGTATACGCCATTTGAAGTCGAACCCAGGTGTGCTGCGTCGCCGGAATACACTGCCGTCAGCAGGTGCGTTCCCGCCGCGAACCCTGTTCCCGCGCTGGGAGGGCAGCTTGTCGTCTGCGTCACCGGGATGGTGCAGATATTCGCGGTCCCGTCGTAGAACGTGACTGTTCCCGACAGAGTTGTGCCGTCGCTTGAGTTGACGACCGCGTAGCCGCTGACATCTTCGCCAAAAGAGGTCGTGGAGGGGGTCGAGATCGTCAGCACAATGGAGGTGGCGACGGCGGTCGATTGCTGTGCCAGTGCAGGGACGGCCGCAGCCATCAAGGTGAGAGTTGCGGCAGTTTTCCGGGCGAAGCTTCGAATCGACATGCAAAACACTCTCAAGCCGTCGTGGCAGACGGTCTCTATATCGGCGTTTCTGGCCGAAGACGAGAGAGTGTGCTGGATAGATGAGGTTCAGCGCGAAGGTCTGCGATCCAAGCTGGGAATCTCCGAAGAGAGCAACAATTCTCAGTAAAAGATCGTCTCTATGAAGAGGCATGCCGGGCTTTTACGCCGCTGCTACCCCTGATGTGGCAGAATTACTATCATTGGGCGGTGTTGCCACCCACGCCGTTCTCAAGTTCTGCTCATGAACCTGCCCAACTCCATTACGATGAGCCGCGTTGCCTGCGTGCCCCTTCTTATCTGGATACTCTCGCCCTCGTTTCCCTGGGTGGGTGGTCATGGAGCGCTGGGCTTGCGTGGCGGCGAACAAGAGGTCATCGCCTCCATCGTCTTCATTCTGGCCAGCATTACTGACGGCCTCGACGGCTACCTCGCGCGGCGGCGGCAGCAGATTACCACCATGGGGATGTTGCTCGATCCATTGGCCGACAAGCTGATGGTCAGCGCGGCCTTTATTATTCTGGTTGCCTACAATCCACGCGTCGTTCCGCCGTGGATCGCCGTCCTGGTGATTGGCCGCGAGTTTCTCGTCTCGGGGTTGCGCTCCATCGCCGCCGCCGAAGGCTTTACTATTCAAGCCAGCGAGATCGGCAAGCTCAAGACTGTCATCCAGATTGTTTCGGTTGTGGCCGCTATTCTGGCGCACCGCTGGGACTACTGGAACTGGGGCGGATTCATCGTTGGCGTCCACTTTATCGCCGTGACGGCGATCTACTGGATGGCGATCGTCTCGATTATTTCGGCGGTCGATTATTTCGTCGGCTTCTGGAAGAAGATCGATCACGCCAGCGACACGCGCCGCAGGCGGCGTAGCTTCGTGCTAAACCGAAAGGCCAAGCAGGTCCCGCCAGCGGAAAATCCTTCGCGCATCTCCTGATATTCGACATCCAAGTGGGGCGTTATTGCAGGATTCGCACGCCGCCCAGGTCTCCCGATATTCTCGCCTTCCATTCGGCGGGCCCAGTGGTGTGGACGCTGGTTCCCTTGGTGTCGACGGCGACGGTAACGGGCATGTCTTTCACGTCGAACTCGTAGATCGCCTCCATGCCGAGGTCTTCAAAGGCCAGCACGCGGGAGCTTTTGATTGCCTTTGAGACGAGGTAGGCTGCGCCGCCGACCGCCATCAGGTAGACCGCCTCGTTGTCGCGGATCGCTTCAATGGCGGCTGGGCCGCGCTCGGCTTTGCCGACCATTCCCAGCAGGCCGGTTGACTCCAGCATTTGCCGAGTGAACTTGTCCATGCGGGTTGCGGTCGTTGGACCGGCGGGACCGACGGCCTCTTCACGCACGGCATCCACCGGGCCGACGTAGTAGATGAAGCGGTTAGTGAAGTCCACTGGCAGCTTCTCGCCACGGTTCAGCATGTCGGTCATGCGCTTGTGCGCTGCGTCGCGCCCGGTCAGAAGCTTGCCGCTCAGCAGGACAACCTCGCCCGGCTTCCACGTTTTTACGTCATCGCGTGTCACTGTATTCAAATCGACGCTGCGAGCCGTGCTGACGTCGTAGGTCAGCTTCGGCCATGCATCGAGCGATGGCGGTTCGAGCATCACCGCGCCGCTGCCGTCCAAGTGAAAGTGCGCGTGGCGCGTCGCGGCGCAGTTGGGAATCATCGCCACCGGCAGATTCGCCGCGTGGGTCGGATAATCCAGAATCTTGATATCGAGCACGGTGGTCAGGCCGCCGAGACCCTGTGCTCCAATGCCGAGACGGTTGACCTTGTCGTAAAGCTCGATCCGCAGCTCTTCGAGCTTGTTCTTCGGCCCGCGCGCCTTTAGCTCCTGCATGTCGATGGGGTCCATTAGCGCTTGCTTCGCCAGCAGCATTGCCTTCTCCGCCGTGCCACCGATGCCGATGCCGAGCATTCCCGGCGGGCACCATCCCGCGCCCATGGTCGGCACCGTCTTCAGCACCCAATCCACAATCGAGTCCGAAGGGTTCAGCATGACAAACTTCGACTTCGCCTCTGAGCCTCCACCCTTGGCTGCGACGATCACATCTACGTCGCCGCCCTTGACCAGAGAAACCTCGACGACTGAGGGTGTATTGTCCTTCGTATTCTTCCGCGTAAACGCGGGATCAGCCAGAATGCTTCCGCGCAACTTGTTATCGGGGTCAAGATAGGCCTTACGCACGCCCGCATCGCATATGGCTTGCAGGTCCAAGGTGGCCGGGCCACCGTTCGGCCCTTGCCATACGACCTCCATGCCCACCTTCAAAAAGATGGTGACAATGCCTGTGTCCTGGCAGATGGGTCGATGCCCCTCGGCGCACATCCGTGAGTTGATGAGGATTTGCGCCATTGCATCTTTGGCCGCATGGCTCTCTTCCATCTCATAGGCCCGCGCCAGATTGGCGATGTAATCGACCGGATGGTAGTAGCTGATGTATTGCAGAGCGTCCGCCACGCTCTGAGTCAAATCGTCCTGATTGATGATTGCCATATTTTTCTCTCGGCATTGATTCTAGGATGTCAGACATAGTGTTGTCCCTTCTGCCGCCCGGATGGCTCCCAGCATCCAATGTTTAGAGAAAGATCATGCCCGATACCCGCACAGAAACCGATTCGTTAGGAGCCATCGAAGTTCCCGCCGACGCTCTCTACGGAGCGCAAACTGCCCGCGCCATCGCCAACTTCCCCATCAGCGGACTCAAGGCGAGCCCATTCCTCATTCGCGCATTGGCGATGATCAAGCATGCCGCCGCCGAAGCCAACGAGTCTCTCGGTCTCATCACAAAAGAGCAGGGAAGCGCCATTCAGCAGGCGGCGCAGGAGATTGTCCATGGGCGGCACCACGATCACTTTGTCGTAGATGTCTTTCAGGCCGGAGCCGGAGTCAGCCTGCATATGAACACCAATGAGGTCATCGCCAACCGCGCGGGGCAAATCCTTGGGGAACCACCAGGCACCTACAAAAAACTCCACCCCAACGATCATGTCAACTATGGCCAGTCCACGAATGACGTCTTCCCCACAGCCATGCGCCTCGCCACCCTGCTGGCGCTCGAAGACCTCTATCCCGTCCTGAACGACCTCGCCGCGAGCCTCGACGCCAAGGCGCGCGAGTTCAAAGACATCCTTAAAGCCGGCCGTACCCACATGCAGGACGCCGTCCCCATCACGCTGGGGCAGGAGTTCAGGGCCTACACTGTGGCCATTCAGAAGTGTCACCAGCACATCGCCCGCACCGCCGAGTCCCTCCGCGAATTGGGTCTGGGAGGCTCCGCCGTCGGCACCGGCCTCAATACGCATCCCGACTATCGTCAGCGCGCCATCGACAACCTCAGCCGCATCTCCGGTTTTGAGCTGGCTCCCGCCGAAGACCTGCGTTATGCCATGCAATCGAACGCCGCGATGGCCGACGTCTCTGCCGCACTCCGCACCCTGGCGCTCGAACTGATCCGCATCTCCAACGATCTGCGCCTGTTATCGAGCGGCCCCAACACAGGCTTCAACGAGATCCATCTGCCGAGCCTCCAGCCCGGCTCCAGCATCATGCCCGGGAAGGTCAATCCTGTGCTTGCTGAACTAACGGCGATGGTCGCCTTTCAGGTTATCGGCAACGACACGGCCACCGCCTACGCCGTTCAGGCCGGACAGCTTGAACTCAATGTCATGATGCCCACGATGGCCCACAACACGCTGCAATCCATCACCATTTTGACCAATACGCTGCGCCAGTTGGACCACCACTCCATTCGCGGAATCACTGCAAATCAGGAGCGCTGCGCCCACTACGCCGCCAGAACGATTGCGCTCGCCACTGCGCTCAATCCCTACATCGGCTATGCAAAGGCAGCCGCGCTGGTAAAGGAATCTGTCGCTTCCGGCCAGAGCATCGTGGCCCTTGCTCGCGAGAAGAAGCTGCTCACCGAGGAGCAGATCGCTGAGATCCTCGACCCCAAAAACATGACGGAACCACGCGCCAGAAAGTCCTGACTACCGCGGTTCCGTCGTCTTTACCAATTCAACTGCCTGTCGAAGCGGTGGTTGCTTAGTTTCTTCCAAACCGATAGACGAGGCCGATGTTGAGTCCGGCGTTGTTTTGTATGGTTCCCCCGAAGGTTGTGCCTAGATAGGTCGGCGTGATGCGGACTGCCAAATTGGGGTAGAAGTTGTAGTCGAGGTTGAGTCCTACGGAGAACGCCGCCCGGGTTTCAGAAGGCCACGTGCCCAGCAGGGAAGAGGGAATTCCCTTCGAGCCGCTGTCGAACTTGCCGACTCCCGCACCACCCACGGCGAAGACGCTCGCTGCGGTCTTCTCCTTCGCGTAAAAGCGGTAGGAAGGGCCGGCCATGAAGGCGTACTCCGAGATCTGGGGGTTGAACTTGAGGTAGTCGTTTGTCCCGATCTTGGCATTGCCGTAGGCGCCGCGAACATCGGCTTCGATGCCGATCTTCGGGTTGAGATAGCGTGTCCCGCTCAGCCAGAAGGAGACCTCGTTGTTACGCTGCAGGCCCTCGCCCGAGCGATAGCGCAGATACCCGCCGCCTCCGCCGACCTCCCACCTATGGCTGTAGGTGTCCTTGACGATCCGCGCGATTCTGGCCTGACGGTTGGCGTTCGATTCGCGCCGCTCCCGCCGCGTCGACTGCGCCTGCACGATGCCTGCTCCGCTGGCCATCAATCCTGCCAGCAACGTAACCGCTACACACTTTTCCTTCAACTTCAAAACGAACATCAACCATTACTCCCGCACAAGCTGCGCTTTGCTATTGTTGAAACCTGGAGGGCGCGCCGATAAAACCAGCTGCGGCCATCCCTTATTAGAACATCCGCCGCCATTTCCGGGGCGGCTACCGGCGAAGGAGCACATACGATGGCGAAAAAAAATGGAAACGGCGGCTTTGGCAAGGTCTTTCTGGGCTTCATTCTTGGCATTGCTGCCGTTGCGGCGGGCGCGTTTCTCTATCTTCACTTTGGCACGCTGCCGGTCGCGGTGTCTGACGCTCCCTTCCCTTACGAGAAGCAGATCGTCAAGGTGCCCTTGAATGGCCGCATCGATCGCGAGATCAAGACGCCGCCCTTCGGCATCAATGAGGATGTCTTCGAGTCGGGCGCACACATCTACGTCGACCAGTGTGCCAGTTGCCATGGCGTCCCCGGCCACGACGTAGGCTATGCCCGGTATATGTACCCCAGCGCGCCTCAGCTATGGA from Edaphobacter paludis includes:
- a CDS encoding aspartate ammonia-lyase; translated protein: MPDTRTETDSLGAIEVPADALYGAQTARAIANFPISGLKASPFLIRALAMIKHAAAEANESLGLITKEQGSAIQQAAQEIVHGRHHDHFVVDVFQAGAGVSLHMNTNEVIANRAGQILGEPPGTYKKLHPNDHVNYGQSTNDVFPTAMRLATLLALEDLYPVLNDLAASLDAKAREFKDILKAGRTHMQDAVPITLGQEFRAYTVAIQKCHQHIARTAESLRELGLGGSAVGTGLNTHPDYRQRAIDNLSRISGFELAPAEDLRYAMQSNAAMADVSAALRTLALELIRISNDLRLLSSGPNTGFNEIHLPSLQPGSSIMPGKVNPVLAELTAMVAFQVIGNDTATAYAVQAGQLELNVMMPTMAHNTLQSITILTNTLRQLDHHSIRGITANQERCAHYAARTIALATALNPYIGYAKAAALVKESVASGQSIVALAREKKLLTEEQIAEILDPKNMTEPRARKS
- a CDS encoding fumarate hydratase produces the protein MAIINQDDLTQSVADALQYISYYHPVDYIANLARAYEMEESHAAKDAMAQILINSRMCAEGHRPICQDTGIVTIFLKVGMEVVWQGPNGGPATLDLQAICDAGVRKAYLDPDNKLRGSILADPAFTRKNTKDNTPSVVEVSLVKGGDVDVIVAAKGGGSEAKSKFVMLNPSDSIVDWVLKTVPTMGAGWCPPGMLGIGIGGTAEKAMLLAKQALMDPIDMQELKARGPKNKLEELRIELYDKVNRLGIGAQGLGGLTTVLDIKILDYPTHAANLPVAMIPNCAATRHAHFHLDGSGAVMLEPPSLDAWPKLTYDVSTARSVDLNTVTRDDVKTWKPGEVVLLSGKLLTGRDAAHKRMTDMLNRGEKLPVDFTNRFIYYVGPVDAVREEAVGPAGPTTATRMDKFTRQMLESTGLLGMVGKAERGPAAIEAIRDNEAVYLMAVGGAAYLVSKAIKSSRVLAFEDLGMEAIYEFDVKDMPVTVAVDTKGTSVHTTGPAEWKARISGDLGGVRILQ
- a CDS encoding outer membrane beta-barrel protein, which gives rise to MFVLKLKEKCVAVTLLAGLMASGAGIVQAQSTRRERRESNANRQARIARIVKDTYSHRWEVGGGGGYLRYRSGEGLQRNNEVSFWLSGTRYLNPKIGIEADVRGAYGNAKIGTNDYLKFNPQISEYAFMAGPSYRFYAKEKTAASVFAVGGAGVGKFDSGSKGIPSSLLGTWPSETRAAFSVGLNLDYNFYPNLAVRITPTYLGTTFGGTIQNNAGLNIGLVYRFGRN
- the pgsA gene encoding CDP-diacylglycerol--glycerol-3-phosphate 3-phosphatidyltransferase, giving the protein MNLPNSITMSRVACVPLLIWILSPSFPWVGGHGALGLRGGEQEVIASIVFILASITDGLDGYLARRRQQITTMGMLLDPLADKLMVSAAFIILVAYNPRVVPPWIAVLVIGREFLVSGLRSIAAAEGFTIQASEIGKLKTVIQIVSVVAAILAHRWDYWNWGGFIVGVHFIAVTAIYWMAIVSIISAVDYFVGFWKKIDHASDTRRRRRSFVLNRKAKQVPPAENPSRIS
- a CDS encoding cytochrome c, translated to MAKKNGNGGFGKVFLGFILGIAAVAAGAFLYLHFGTLPVAVSDAPFPYEKQIVKVPLNGRIDREIKTPPFGINEDVFESGAHIYVDQCASCHGVPGHDVGYARYMYPSAPQLWKKHGKSGVVGVSDDSAGETYWKVANGIRLTGMPAFKHVLTDTQMWQVSLLLKNANAELPLPVTQILTK